The following coding sequences lie in one Silene latifolia isolate original U9 population chromosome 5, ASM4854445v1, whole genome shotgun sequence genomic window:
- the LOC141655441 gene encoding uncharacterized protein LOC141655441 has translation MDACHLLLSRPWEFNRDSVHHGRDNTYTFKFGLRKVILTPLPPVLKHTTPPSMLEPSREVLLINEAEMFQELKGDEDVYALVVKDVSFGQNISLPKEVQERLQSYEDVFPNELPSGLPPLRGIEHQIDFIPGATLPNKADYRSDPKATQELQQQIRELVRKGFVRESLSPCPVPALLVPKKDGLSKEEHLKHLQVLFETLREHKLYGKLETCSF, from the exons atggatgcttgccatcttcTTCTTAGTAGACCTTGGGAGTTTAATAGGGATTCGGTACACCATGGGAGAGACAACACTTACACCTTCAAGTTTGGCTTAAGAAAGGTCATTCTAACACCACTTCCACCCGTCCTTAAGCACACTACACCACCATCCATGCTTGAGCCTTCAAGAGAGGTATTGTTGATCAATGAGGCTGAGATGTTCCAAGAGTTAAAGGGTGATGAAGATGTATATGCTCTTGTTGTAAAAGATGTGTCTTTTGGGCAGAATATTTCACTACCTAAAGAGGTCCAAGAGCGTCTCCAATCCTATGAAGATGTGTTCCCAAATGAGCTTCCAAGTGGCTTGCCTCCTCTTAGGGGCATTGAGCATCAAATTGATTTTATTCCGGGTGCTACATTACCAAACAAGGCTGActatagaagtgatcctaaagctacTCAAGAACTACAACAACAAATTAGAGAGCTTGTGAGAAAAGGCTTTGTGAGGGAGTCCCTTAGTCCGTGTCCTGTCCCGGCCCTcttagtgccaaagaaagatgg TCTATCCAAGGAAGAGCACCTCAAGCATTTGCAAGTGT